The genomic window CGACTGGTATCGCGGCTGGGTCGAGGACGGAGAGGGGCTGATCGCCGAAGGTGTAGGCGGTCTCCTCCCTCAGACTGTGCGCGGGGCACGGATTTTGGACGTGGCATGCGGGCACGGTCGCGCGTCGCGGGGTCTCGCTCGGTTGGGCGCAGGCGTCGTCGGCGTCGACATCTCCGTGGAGTTGATCGCACAAGCACGCGCCCGCGAGGCAGCCCAACCTCTTGGGATCACCTACCACGCGACTGACATCGCCGACCCCGACCAGTGGTGGGATGGCGGTCTCTTCGACGGCGCCGTGTGCGAGATGGCCATGATGGACATCGACGACCTGCACGGCCCCCTCGCGGCGGTCGCGAGGACGGTTCGGTCGGGTGGCTGGTTCGTGGTCTCGATGGTGCACCCGTGCTTCCCCGGCAACGAGGCAGGACTTTCGAGCTGGCCGCCGGAGGGGTCCTACTTCGACGAGGGCTGGTGGACATCGACCGACCACAATCCCGACGGCGTGCGCATCCGTGTCGGTTCATCGCACCGGACGATGTCCACCTACCTCAACGCGCTCATAGAGGCGGGCTTCTCGCTCGAACGCGCTGTCGAACCGTTAGCGCCCGTG from Actinomycetota bacterium includes these protein-coding regions:
- a CDS encoding methyltransferase domain-containing protein, which codes for MARKARYDTIADWYRGWVEDGEGLIAEGVGGLLPQTVRGARILDVACGHGRASRGLARLGAGVVGVDISVELIAQARAREAAQPLGITYHATDIADPDQWWDGGLFDGAVCEMAMMDIDDLHGPLAAVARTVRSGGWFVVSMVHPCFPGNEAGLSSWPPEGSYFDEGWWTSTDHNPDGVRIRVGSSHRTMSTYLNALIEAGFSLERAVEPLAPVPTILLLRCRRAPAPAT